In Planococcus citri chromosome 4, ihPlaCitr1.1, whole genome shotgun sequence, the genomic window taccttacctacctggACTTTcgataaattatcattttttctatttgaagAGAAAGGTATTTTATCTTTCATCCATTCTAATtcaaataatattatttatttacagAATGGAATCGTGAAAATGAATCGCAGCAAATGTTGTGTGTGCTTAAAGGCGAAAATAGATTGCGTGTTATATAAATGTGGCCATGTTTGTACCTGTTACTCTTGTACTGAATTGATATTGGCTGACCGAGACAACCAAAAATGTCCAGTATGCAGAAGTACCATAAAAGACGTGATAAAAACCTATTTTGTTTGCTAATCTCATGCATGGTCAATGCAAAATGCTCGTTGCTCTCTTTGATATAagttttttcgaacaaaaagtgtaattttaaGTCTTACCTACTTATGTGAAACTGAATTGAGTATGTAACAATAAATTCGTTTATTTCAGTAGGATTCGGATTGTATTGTGTTGATTGGTGCAATGAACTAAGTGAGCAGAAACCAGTACCTACctgaaatgaaatattattcaacttttgTCTTTTGGTGAAGGTGTGTAAGTATCAGTATCTTAGCTTGGATGTAGAGAAATATACAGACTGTGAGAGTGAGTATGAGTAAAACTTATTCCTATTGGTAAAAAGTTATgataaaaatgcaaacattGTGCCcatatttttaaccaaaaactTTCTTTCGAGTAGGTCTAGTAATTCGATATTTTTGTGCACcctgtataggtacatatgtgaGTTTACCAAATGGGTTAAAAACTATCTGTCTATCTAAACACACATAATGTAATGCGTTTATCTTAGCAGCCGGACTAAATGTGATtttatataattatgtattgtGTTTGAAATGCAGTTAAGTATGGTATATTTCCTCTCGAGTAGCCAATAGCCACGTAGTTCATGCATTATGTACATTCAAACGAACTACGATATAGATGAATGAATAGGCAACTTCAATGTACAGCCTTGGTGGACCTTTGTAACATTCATTACTTATCTCGTTACTTTACAATAGAAAGTTAATTTCTGACTATGTGGATCCTATGCTCCTGCACCACTGTTAAGTCTTAATGTCTTATGTTAAATTCTTTAGCTCGAGCATCATTACCGATTTATGGTTGTTTGAATGTTTATCGCAATCACATACACAAGCGATCATTGCTATCAACTGAATCCCTGTGCCCTGCAGTACCGTTAACTTTTCTAATTAGCGATATGCCTATCTcagtcgaaaattgaaatttttttatctactaTGGATAAGTATGCAATGTTGACTAATTTgaatattcatatttcattgTATTTTTGTTAATGGAATTGTCGATAATATTCCACGAAATTTACCATGCAAATCCACACACCGCAATCCAGCTTTAGGAGCCAAACATTTGGCAAACAATTTACCAGCAGTTGAGAATCGCAATTCGCGTGCTACGCGAGCGTGCTAGACTGGTTTTTTTACTAGACCCTTATCTCGTTTTTAGCTGCATTGGTCCCCAGATGATAGCTGCATACTGCATTCATTCTATTCTCTATTGTTTTGCTCCAGTTTCCACTTTCCTCACCCCACGTCTAACCAACGTCACGCGTGTagggtacctagacctacactcATTGTACGCAGAAGGCAATAACCCTACCTTGGAATATATTTTCTCCCTTCTCAATACTGGAAGTAGTGTCAGTCCGTGGTAACCGATCGAATAGTCACAACTTATCATCGCGTTCgtttttgtacctacctatcattttttcatagcCTAAATGTACGTAAAGGAAGTGACTCAAGTGCGCTGTGTGATAACAAAAAATTCTGGTGTCGGCAGTAGTGAACGCTTGAGTGCTGAACTTATATTTTTACTTCTACACCTGTAACGTTatctatttacctatttatgtatTTGCCGAACCAGTTAACTTACATAGATACAGTTCAAGTGTTTCTACGATGCGCTCACAACTTACTTGTATCGCTCTGAGCCTCTGAGTTCAAATGCTGGAGCGTGTGAGATTGCGTAATGAGTGATTTATGTGTGAACGCGTTCGGTTTAATAGTACTTATAGTTTTATAATTTCTCGACGAAATAAGACGTCTCTCTTCGCGTGTACTCAACTGTTTGTTTACCAGCTGTGGTGTTCTCAGAGTTCAAgtcatggtaatttttttctcattatttgtaGTTATTTTTATTAGGTTATAGTTTTTCAGTGTCTTTCAAGTTGGTGTTTTGAATGAAACATTTCCTAATCCAGGCACTTGTGCAGTGGATTTTGGAGCCATCGTTTcaggtatacctattacctatttgTAAATGAACTTGCAATAGCATATTATCCTTATTAgcataaatatttatttatacctacaaaGTTCGTATGATTGTGGTTCAAATAAACACTCACTCTTGCTGgaataaaactcaaaataaGCAATAATTTTCTAAGTATTTACGCGAATGAGGATGATattgatacctacctagttcATTTACAAAATGCATACctacttgaaacttgaaactgagAAGTACACTTAACTTTTAAGTAAATGGCTCCAAAATCCACAGCACAAGTGTTTATTTATAGATTCTGGGattaagtaccaaaaaaaagttccaaatcaTATGTCTTGAATGGTAACATTccaaataggtatctacctataaggtattaaaaaaatttctgggttCTGGCTTTTTGATCgcgtgaaatttaaaatatcttACTTACTTTCAAATCACGTAGATATATGTAATAACtaagatattttttcatacacatacgtgtaattttctaaaactgAATCTACTAATCTGATATTCTTTCGCAGAATCTTCGAAGCAGACATATGCTTGACGTTGAAGAAATTCACAACAGATTAAAATCCAATCATCACTCAGAAAGAAAGAGTAAAGTTcgtaaaaagatgaaaaacatCGATAGTGTTGGAGTGTTGGTGAGTAACTGAGTAGGTATACTtggtagtaggtctaggtacaaaCTAATTTGATACAAACGTCTATCGCTGAAAAAAAGGGTTGTGAATTCTGAACAAATATTTATCTGAAGTACCTATTGGGTTTCTGGATACATATGCTGAAAAGATAAACGTTCAACTTAGTACTTGGGTGTTTCTGACCTCCcactgttgaaaattgaaatggtgaaattagtCGTACCTACTAACTCTATTATAGGGTGGGGGGGTCTGATTTACCAGTGTGGAATGGGCATATGGCAGTTATTTTTTGCAGTTtgcatgtcaatttttttcttttttgttacaTTATCTTATCATGTTTTACCAATAGAACCAGATGATTCGTTTTTCTGTCACCGTATAGGATGGATAGGTATATAAGTGACTCTTTTTGGAACTGTGATAATTTGAGGGGTCGTTTTCGTCTACATccttttgaataaataaatacctacattttgttttacatcatttcaagtattttcaaaCCGTTGACACATTCTtagataataaattaaatttacaagTTTGAACATATGTATGTTAGGGGAAGTGAATATACTATCATGTAAGAATGCGGGTTTTCCAATTCCCATACATAATTAACGAATGTTTTTAAGATGTTCTAATATACTTCTATataatattattaattaatGTTTATGTTTACCTACATAGGATTTTATTTAATTCTgcctttatttttcattttttagctgCACAGAATACATGCTGCTAATGATGGCGTTTACGAAGCAGCAGAAGATTTAGTCACAAGTAGAAGAAAATACCACGAGATTAAAACTAAGCTACGAAATATAATCGCAGAAAAAGACCAAATACGAGAAGATATTTGCCAAAGGAGAGATAACTTGCAGAGAGTCACTTCGGAATTGCATAAAGCTGTATCAGAGTTGAAAACTAGGGATATAAGTGATTTAAGTGAGAAAGAGGCTGTAATTGTGCAACTCAACTCGTGGCTAGTCGAAGAAGATGTCATTGAAGCGTGGAAACATATAGGTTATGCTGAGGAAGATTTAAAAGAGGTAGGTACTAcagtactaggtacctactacctatagtTAATTAGTGTACAGTACGCTATTGTTATagtacctaggtagtaggtagtttGTCAGTTTTATTGCATTACAGATGTTATAACTAAttattgttatgtttttttttttttttagaattcctGTGAGATGAAGGGTTCAAAAAGAAATATTCGTTCACTGAATTCGGTTTCCCTTCCTAATGTCTTTTCTAATAGCACCATTTCAGTGGTATGTCAACAATATTACACATTTATACACTACCTATGTAATAATTTGTTACACGTTGAAATTGCATCCTCTTCATTGGTATGTTTCTATTCTTCAGATCGGATCAATAAATATTAGTCGAAATAAATGCTGTATTTGTCTGGAACAAAGAGTAAACGCTGTGTTATACAAATGTGGCCATACTTGCATGTGCTTTGACTGTGCAACCAAATTAATGGATACCAAAAAATGCCCCGTTTGCCGAAGTGAGATTATTGATGTGATTAAGACATATTTAGCTTAGCTAAGCTAAATTTATTTACACTacttatgaaaataatttttttcatttgctatAACGGTAACCTTGGTTGATATCTTTAAGTTAGAGCTGTACAACAACCGGAATTCGGAAACTCGGATTTTAAGCATCGGAGTTTCCGAATACCCGGTTGTCAACCGGATTCCAGGaatcctttgttttttttttactgtttctgtgacttttttttggaattcgaatCTCTGCGTTGGAAAAGTCacagaaacagtaaaaaaaCAATGGATTCGGCGAATCCGGGTGTCATCAGGTTAATCGGTTAAAGCAGTATCCGGATGGCATATTCCGATTTCATTCCGATTATCCGGTTGTTGTACAGCACTACTTTAAGTAGTGtgttttatgaaatatttttcattttgtacagtgttaatgttgaattttattatttttatttttgtaaaattgattttttttttacattgattGTATTTTCAACGATTATATTatgtgaattttggtttttacaTTACGTTTCTagtctattttatttattcctATCA contains:
- the LOC135842864 gene encoding putative inhibitor of apoptosis isoform X2, with amino-acid sequence MNLRSRHMLDVEEIHNRLKSNHHSERKSKVRKKMKNIDSVGVLLHRIHAANDGVYEAAEDLVTSRRKYHEIKTKLRNIIAEKDQIREDICQRRDNLQRVTSELHKAVSELKTRDISDLSEKEAVIVQLNSWLVEEDVIEAWKHIGYAEEDLKENSCEMKGSKRNIRSLNSVSLPNVFSNSTISVIGSINISRNKCCICLEQRVNAVLYKCGHTCMCFDCATKLMDTKKCPVCRSEIIDVIKTYLA
- the LOC135842864 gene encoding putative inhibitor of apoptosis isoform X1 encodes the protein MKHFLIQALVQWILEPSFQNLRSRHMLDVEEIHNRLKSNHHSERKSKVRKKMKNIDSVGVLLHRIHAANDGVYEAAEDLVTSRRKYHEIKTKLRNIIAEKDQIREDICQRRDNLQRVTSELHKAVSELKTRDISDLSEKEAVIVQLNSWLVEEDVIEAWKHIGYAEEDLKENSCEMKGSKRNIRSLNSVSLPNVFSNSTISVIGSINISRNKCCICLEQRVNAVLYKCGHTCMCFDCATKLMDTKKCPVCRSEIIDVIKTYLA